A DNA window from Marinitoga sp. 38H-ov contains the following coding sequences:
- a CDS encoding ABC transporter permease → MKELLTLVKKDWLIRKKYKFIWINMALTPFFMIGPYIFTSKLFGKIDFSESILIGTLLWYWLNQYFWGVGDGFGEERAEGTLTSIIISPISLFKFLFSKSIDTFFANVYLTIFTLIFFTISGITIKMSIWIFILLLISGMYITFFSIFFAALALWKKKIGSMNYAVQYFVGLLSGMTSSIEYYPIYIKMISYIIPLTYLISLGRNIIKKGIIGKEDIFLLIVLTIISLIYLIIGILMLNKVERYTREKGEWESW, encoded by the coding sequence GAAAAAAATATAAGTTCATATGGATAAATATGGCATTAACACCGTTTTTTATGATAGGGCCATATATATTTACATCTAAATTATTTGGAAAAATTGACTTTTCTGAAAGTATATTAATAGGAACATTATTATGGTATTGGTTAAATCAATATTTTTGGGGAGTAGGAGATGGATTTGGCGAAGAAAGAGCTGAAGGTACATTAACTTCAATAATAATATCTCCTATATCCTTATTTAAATTTTTATTTTCAAAAAGCATTGATACTTTTTTCGCAAATGTTTATTTAACTATATTTACATTAATATTTTTTACTATATCTGGAATAACAATAAAAATGAGTATATGGATATTCATTTTATTATTGATAAGTGGCATGTATATAACCTTTTTTTCAATATTTTTTGCAGCATTGGCACTATGGAAAAAAAAGATAGGAAGCATGAACTATGCAGTGCAATATTTTGTAGGTTTACTATCAGGGATGACAAGTTCTATAGAGTATTACCCCATATATATTAAAATGATATCATATATAATTCCATTAACTTATTTAATATCTTTAGGAAGAAATATAATAAAGAAAGGTATTATAGGTAAAGAGGATATATTTTTGCTAATAGTTCTAACTATAATAAGTTTAATATATTTAATTATAGGAATATTAATGTTAAATAAAGTAGAAAGATATACACGTGAAAAAGGTGAGTGGGAATCATGGTAA
- a CDS encoding ABC transporter permease: protein MVNSLYLAKANFLTAKKYRIDWYGTFFTPLLTIIPVFLLYFFGEKSGLTQFFYGNTNTKNIFGYVLIGAAYWNYIEVLWGVIFTLRHHMKIGQLEEIFLMPINPLGYIFGWSVLGILKVTIESIPIIILAIISNITTINIINFLGAIAVFIISMLASFGYVFFFFGITLLFKDGDELVSLMGNAAPLIGGMFFPITVLPSFLRWISYLFPFSWGLDIMRYLLMNTNTIIDIKTEYIILLILSLFYLITGIISFKLLETKSRKQGIHGF from the coding sequence ATGGTAAATAGCCTATATCTTGCAAAAGCAAATTTTTTAACAGCAAAAAAATATAGAATAGATTGGTATGGGACATTTTTTACACCATTATTAACAATAATACCAGTTTTTTTATTATATTTTTTCGGAGAAAAAAGTGGATTAACGCAATTCTTTTATGGAAATACCAATACCAAAAATATATTCGGATATGTTTTAATTGGTGCAGCATATTGGAATTATATAGAAGTATTGTGGGGAGTAATATTTACATTAAGGCATCATATGAAAATAGGTCAATTAGAGGAAATTTTTTTGATGCCAATAAATCCTTTGGGTTATATATTCGGATGGTCTGTATTGGGAATATTAAAAGTAACTATAGAATCAATACCGATAATAATATTAGCAATAATATCAAATATAACAACAATTAATATTATTAATTTTTTAGGTGCAATAGCTGTATTTATAATTTCTATGTTAGCATCATTTGGATACGTTTTTTTCTTTTTTGGAATAACTTTATTATTTAAGGATGGGGATGAATTGGTTAGTTTAATGGGAAATGCCGCTCCTTTAATAGGAGGTATGTTTTTTCCAATAACGGTTTTACCCTCATTTTTGAGATGGATATCATATTTATTTCCGTTTAGCTGGGGATTAGATATAATGCGTTACTTATTAATGAATACAAATACTATTATAGATATAAAAACAGAATATATAATATTATTAATTTTATCTTTATTTTATTTGATAACAGGAATAATTTCATTTAAATTATTAGAAACAAAATCCAGAAAACAAGGAATTCATGGGTTTTAA